Genomic window (Amaranthus tricolor cultivar Red isolate AtriRed21 chromosome 7, ASM2621246v1, whole genome shotgun sequence):
ttttttttaatataataaattgattattttagtgtatttttttattaagtttgtcaattcataaaaataagggaaaaaGGGCCACAAATAATTGGtacttatatatttattttttgaataataaaaaaatttttagaagataaatgaattttaatttctctttttacatttaaaatgactaaacaatATACATAAGCAATCAcaactttttattttgcaaAATTGTAGAATCATTTAATtctacgattcgattctacGATCCAATTCTGAGAGTTGTTTCTGATTTAAGTTAGAATTATGATTTTAACAACCTTGGTTACAATGAAATTGAATGGCACCAATTTAAACTTGACTGAGAGGTTGGTCTTTCATTCTAAGATTAGACTCAAATGTTGATGGATCGTTAAAGAATTGAAATCATGACTTACGCCTTGTGGACTTCGAAGTGTGAAGCCACTTGACCTTTTACTTCTTGGAATAGTCTTTTGCTCTGGGCTTGCTTCTTCGTACGACAATCTGATCTTTCTTTCATCGATCAATCTCTTTGGCCCGTATGCTTCCTTTGGATGTGTAGTCTATATCCTACAAGCTTTTCCGACttttttaattacatattttttatgAATACAACCAGGGGTGGATAAAGGGTATTGTCCTAGCTGTCCAGTTAATCACTTAAATATCGCAAACTTCCTATATAGAACAAGAAAACAAGGTAGAGGAGTTGGTTGGGCCTTCACTATGTAACGCAAGCCTCCTGAGATTGAAATCTGTAGCGTGCAAACTGACACATTTTAAGTTAAAATGTTGTTGAATGTAAAATGTTTTTGGTGTGAAACACATGTTTTCCCACTTTGTGATGAGTTGAATGTAGTAATATTGTAGACAGAAACTTTTGCTTCCCAATGTATGGTGGTGTGTCATGTAGTCATCAAATGTAGTGATTGTTGTTGTAAATGATAAGCTTTAGAATCTATTAATGGAAGTTTCTTAGCCTGAGAGTGTTCTGTTATTATTCACTCGGTGACATGATAGCCATGAATGTGTGATCTAATATCAGTTATGACAATCCTTGTATATTTGCGTGAATTGGTATGTTGCTTATGCAATTGCAAACACTGTATTGTGAAATTatgatatgcttgaaaattgGCTGTGTTGGGATTTTTGTGACTCGAACCAAGTCCAAGAtcatgaagaagatgaatcaaGTGTGGGTCAAAAATGCCAGATCCGCGGAGTGCGGAGATCTACGCGGGGTGCGGAGTATTACGCGAGGCGTGGAGAAGCTTCTGTATTGGGTAGAATGTTGGGCGCGTGCTGTGGAGATCTACGCAGGTCACACTTGCAGGGCGCGGACTTCTACGCCTGTGCGTTTCTACGTATTAGCCGGTTTCTTCTTGGTTTTtgacggttttttttttattttcttaacctaatttgtttgttttatgaggtatactatataaaggccccaGAATTAGGGTatgcaatgcaaaacacaaagtgaggaaaactaagagagaaaaagctcggagagccattgttgtggcttCTCATGttatcttgtaatctcccagATAGTGAAAGTTTATTTTCGGTGCCAGTGGAtatagctatcacattgatagtgaaccacgttaaatttttcggtgtgattttctttattgtttgtttgaatctttattgcttccgttattgttttcgatctttgcttccgctgtcgcacaacagaCTGCGTTTGACATATAATGAGTTCTTCATCTTTGGGTTTGCTTTATGAAGACTGTTGCACTAACTAAAAAGTTTGTCGTCTTACCTAGCTAACTTTGATCTGATTCCTGAACAGTGAGGTTGCCAAAGGGTTGATGAAATACCAGCCAGATATCATCATTAGTGTGCATCCTCTAATGCAACATGTTCCACTTCGTATCTTAAGGTCCAAAGGCCTTCTCCAGAAAATTATCTTCACTACTGTGATTACAGATCTGAGCACCTGTCATCCTACATGGTAGGTGTCCTCTGTGCGTATCATAAAAGTATTGTGTGTAAGACACTATCGAATGACGAACGTGTGACATTTGCTTTTCCTacctgtttttttattttattttattccttGTTGATATAGGTTTCATAAGCTTGTGACAAGGTGCTACTGTCCGTCGAATGAGGTGGCTCGAAGAGCAACAAAAGCTGGTTTGCAGCCTTCTCAAATTAAGGTTTTTGGACTTCCTGTGCGGCCTTCCTTTGTTAGGCCTGTTCGACCAAAGGTTTATCTGCTCTACCCTCTTCATTTAATCTGTCCAATGCTTTACTAAGACATACTATCTGGTTGACTGGGTCATTAGTGTCCTCATGCATACATATggtatttttaacattttgctaAGACGCCTTGCCAAATTGAGCTGATTTGAAATCGGCATTATTTCTTGTGAATTTTTTAGTCCTGACGATGAACACTGTGCTTATTGTTTTCTCAGAAATAAGATTGAAGTTCTTtggtttctttccttttttttgtgtgtgtatTTACTTGCTTGTTTGTTCAGCAGGAGATTATTATCTTCTAATTTACCTTTGTTTTCCTCAGCCCGAGTTACGGAAGGAGCTGGGAATGGATGAGCATCTTCCTGCTGTTATGTTGATGGGTGGAGGAGAAGGCATGGGACCCATTGAAGCTACTGCACGGGCTCTTGGAAATGCATTATATGACTCTAACCTTGATGAGCCGATTGGTCAAATTCTTGTAATTTGTGGTCACAACAAGAAGCTTGCCGCAAAGCTGAGTTCAATTGACTGGAAGATCCCTGTCCAGGTATGCCAGTCAAATGGTTCCAACACGATTTGGGCCAGTTCAGTACTTCAGCCCTAATACTACATGTTCTGAACTGCTTACAAATATACATTCAAAAGTAAATGATAGTCTGTTGGAAATTTCAGGTGAAAGGTTTTGTCACAAAAATGGAGGAGTGCATGGGTGCTTGTGATTGTATTATAACAAAGGTAAAAATCTTTTAAGATGTTTTTCTGGTTTACCTTATCTGTACTCTTATGAGGCTTGCTTTCTGCAGGCTGGCCCTGGAACTATTGCAGAAGCAATGATTCGAGGACTACCCATCATTCTAAATGATTACATCGCTGGGCAGGTATCTATTTCTTTGTCCGAATATTATTGGCCACTATTTGCTTCATGTGTACTCAAATACAACTGTCACCAAAGCAGGACTTGATTTATCTTTTGTCTTTGCCTACGATGTATGTCGCTTATTACTTGTAGTCCAATCTGCAGTTCATATCATAGTAATTCCAATCCATCAACTAAGAGTTAGTGCGATAGAGCCTTGATTCTTACACTCAATTCTTCGTACGAAACTACATCTTATGATGGTCAGAACCTTCGATATGGATAAGGTTGTATATATCCGATCCCCCAACCCCACCTGGGGAGGAGCTACTTAGTGGCGTTGCGGTAATGGAATGGACTGTTAGGTATACAAGTGAAGAATCCAGAACTCGTGCCCGTAGCTACATTGGGTACTTGGATACACGTGCCCGAGTTGTTCGGAAAGAAATAAAAGTTTGTTTTGAGAATAATACACTATCCTTAAGTTAGCGAGGCAATTGTCTTACTAATTTCCTCGCCTTGCATTAGATAGATTCTTGCAATCAGTATAtccatttaaatttaatgtttcttATTTtctaaatgttttattttagtcatttctTACTAATTGTTTTCAGAAAGTTTATCAGCTCATTGTTATTGTTGCGCCTCTAATGTTTTAAAAGTGAACATTGCCTGAATTATAATATTCAGGCTCACATAATAAAACCGATTTTCTTACATTTGTGCATATAATAAAAGTTTTGTGGTgattttttcttgaaaataatgTCTATTTAACTTGTGCCTCACTTATCTGACAACTCTATTGCCTGTACTTGGATTTCTTTGGCCATTTCGTGATTACTTTTTGCAGAGTTTCCTTGTGAGCTAGACCGAACAAAGAACCTCATATCCCTTACTTCCTACTGAATCTGATCGTGTTTATTGGTGCAGGAAGCTGGAAACGTGCCTTTTGTTTTAGAGAATGGTATTGGAAAATACTCGAAGCTGCCCAAGGAAATCGCCAATATTGTTGCTCAATGGTTTGGCCCTAAATCTCATGAGTTGCAGATCATGTCAGAGAACGCATTGAAGCACGCAAGGCCAGACGCTGTATTCAAGATCGTTCACGATCTTCATGAACTCATCAAACAACGAAGTCTTGTACGCCAATACGCATGTGCACCTTGACATCAAAaaacagataaaaaaaatacctgCGCAAGTTGGTAATTCAGTGGACTGCGGAGTAGAACATACTCCTGATTTTTTGAGGTGCTGGGGTTTGATGATTCATTGTTTACCCAAGTGGTGAATGTAGTGTAGCTTGAAATTTTAgcaattaattaatcattttttttgGGATTGGAGAACTGAGGAGAAGCCATTGATATTCCTCTTTAATAACTACCAATACAATTATGTTATGTTTTAGTTGATGTAGGTTGCATTGCATTTGGAGGGTTTGGTGTACATTATTTTGCGTCAAATACAACTTGCAGCCATTTTCAGTAGCCTTGACTCTTGAGCACAATACCGTCTCTAATATTTTATGGGCTCTAagtaaattgaaagaaaaagacTTCTCTACAGAAGCTGATTCTGGTTTTTATCGTTGTttgacaaaataaaagagacatAACCTATATATTATGCAAAAGCTCCCGTACATAAAAAGAAGGAAACTAGAACAAATGCAAAATATAGTGAGCAAGAGTATATGAACATTGAAATCAAGGTGTTCACCTTTTCTTTTAGTTGAGATAAATTTTTCGTAAGTCTTTATTGATTCATAATGTTGACCTCAGTAACTTGTGAGGCAAAGAAAAATTTCTTacgattattaaattttttatctcTAAAGTTACAATCCATTTGTTactttttaaacaaataattacTCGTACTCAAAACAGACCTACAGGCTGTCAATATGACAGCCTGATTACTAAATTTGATCGcatcaattaaatttaaatgcATCACATAGGCAGTTTAAGTTTATAGCTATAAACATGTGTAATCCTCCAATAATTACACATTTCAATAGAATCATGATTAATTGAAAATAGAATTTTGATTGACATAATTTAGAACATTACACAAGCTAAGACACACAACTTATGGTCTCAAAGACGTATTACAAAAAGGTAAGTACACATAATTGTACTCACACATTATTTAATAAACTTATTACAATGATAAACTTAGTATGTTGATAGCAGTAAAATAGTATGATAATTGATATGTAAAGCTAAGCATTGGTTATACCAAATAACGATTTCAATCTAGCAATCTCTAATGGATTCACAAGAGTGATTTGTGTAATTAAATCAGTTGGTAAATTTCCAGCCAGTAATGAGTTTGTAATAAGTTGAATCCCCGGGTTTGCGCCGTTATAGCCAGAATATGCAGTAGCTGAGGTTTTACCAGcatttacttgaaaatgaaCCAATGTTGGTGGAAACACCATAACATCTCCAACCTCGAGTCTTTTGAAATATGCCGTGTTATTTGTGTCGACAAATCCTGCAATAATGGATCCTTTAACGACAATTATAAACTCTGATGTTCGATGTGTGTGAGCGGGTATAACTCCACCCACACCAAGGTCTATTTTTGATGTAGCGATACCTAAACCATTCAAACCTGGGAAGGTATTTGTAAATGCTAGTGTCGCATTTGCTTTATATATGTTTGTTGTGGTTTTTTGAACACGAAAACCAGTGAAAATAAAATCATCTATTGTCACGGTTGCTCGATTTTTGCAAGCATACCCGACTGGTGATGTTTGGCGGCTAATGTCTCCAACACAAAAATCGAATTCAATGTCGCAATAAGCGAGGGAAATGAAtagagaaaaaagaaagaaaaatacaaGGCTATTCATTTTGTTTTCTTGCATTTGGTTTCCTCATTGGCAACCTTTATATAAGGGTGAGGCTTATTTCACAAATACACTTATGTACCTCTTATTTTGCACTTAGTGTAAAACGGGTGAAATTTAGTGAAAATAGAGATTAGGTTGGAGAGTAAACACTTAGTGTGAAATGAATGAAATTTAGTGGAATAAAAAATTAGACTgacgaataaaataaaaaaaatgcagaATACGAATGAGTGGTTAAGATGGAGAAAGTATAATTTTATGCATAAGATTAAAAAAGTGAAAGtgaaacaataaattaaaaaattgcaaaaatgagtgaaataaaataaaatggagAAACAACTTGAGTAACTTGCTCAAGGTCAAGTctattaattagttttaattagGCTCGAGGGTACTCAAAATTGAAGTcgtattaattaatataaacgATCGAATAATAAATGATTTGAAATTGTGGTTGATTCTTAGTTACTACTTCATCTTTTGTGTTAGGTGCTATACACACAAGAATtacaagaattaagaaaatgataactttatgttaaaaatactattataatctctaaaaagttaatatatacAACTTATGTTGTATAAGACCGTTTTATAATGAGACTGACTTATAAAATTAGTCCATtgctataattaattatttttaaattataagtaaCCGATTTAACACACTTAATATACATGATCAGTCCAATTTTCACAATTAGACCCTTTGAAATAagaatttttgtatatataaggTTAAGGAAAAAGTAGGGGTAAATTAGATCTTtacattgttattttttttttgccaaaaataataatttgcaATTAATTTTAAACGGTTAAATAACAAATGTTTAGCAGATGTAATAAAACGAAgggaatattaattaataattaatactcccttctatACGACCTAAGTATCGCATTTTTTATTGGGTCATGTGACTCtaaatgtcttatttctattttgggtaTGTCTTTACCAATTTACCCTTACGAAACATAATCTTTTTAGACCTCTACACTTACTAACTCACTTTAcccctataaaaatttaaaaatactataGTTATTCTCTTTCATATGTGGTCCAATTTAAttatctaaaaaataataaaaaaataaaataaaacacttaGGATGAATAAAAGGGAATAGTATTCGTA
Coding sequences:
- the LOC130817586 gene encoding monogalactosyldiacylglycerol synthase, chloroplastic; this translates as MAHPSTTSEPSNLIDCVSKLGHFALNSSFQSHSSNGHSSFAPDFMYFSGLSSQNKYKFANSLGFSNGGSRFKRVLSDFNRAIRLHCDRIPLGFSSIGVNSGESNGVSDNEHGGLEDVREPVNGVVEPEAPKRVLILMSDTGGGHRASAEAIKAAFNEEFGDNYQVFVTDLWSEHTPWPFNQLPKSYNFLVKHGPLWKMTYYGTAPRVIHQSNFAATSTFIAREVAKGLMKYQPDIIISVHPLMQHVPLRILRSKGLLQKIIFTTVITDLSTCHPTWFHKLVTRCYCPSNEVARRATKAGLQPSQIKVFGLPVRPSFVRPVRPKPELRKELGMDEHLPAVMLMGGGEGMGPIEATARALGNALYDSNLDEPIGQILVICGHNKKLAAKLSSIDWKIPVQVKGFVTKMEECMGACDCIITKAGPGTIAEAMIRGLPIILNDYIAGQEAGNVPFVLENGIGKYSKLPKEIANIVAQWFGPKSHELQIMSENALKHARPDAVFKIVHDLHELIKQRSLVRQYACAP
- the LOC130817587 gene encoding germin-like protein, producing the protein MNSLVFFFLFSLFISLAYCDIEFDFCVGDISRQTSPVGYACKNRATVTIDDFIFTGFRVQKTTTNIYKANATLAFTNTFPGLNGLGIATSKIDLGVGGVIPAHTHRTSEFIIVVKGSIIAGFVDTNNTAYFKRLEVGDVMVFPPTLVHFQVNAGKTSATAYSGYNGANPGIQLITNSLLAGNLPTDLITQITLVNPLEIARLKSLFGITNA